A genomic segment from Gemmatimonadota bacterium encodes:
- a CDS encoding phytanoyl-CoA dioxygenase family protein, producing MPTFQTPDGTKVRMSGKELVFGETIFSPRESNDILTDTEALRQRMEEDGYLIIRNFHNREDIMKARKEVVDHMESQDLLAEGSTLEDAIIGDRKRSMRFKDSLVKTWPGFLNIVDGKNTMDFFGRFLGGPALSLDHKWLRAVRTGGNAGMHCDIVYMGAGTNNLYTMWTALGDISLDMGPLALCLGSHKLEHLRNTYGASDAHDDLIQGAFSNDPYDVIETLGTTWAATPFQAGDVVIFGMYFMHASLENTTNRFRISSDTRYQLATEATDQRHMGKDPDVIPKADLSERKSIEEYRAEWGLAKETA from the coding sequence ATGCCTACTTTTCAAACACCCGACGGCACAAAAGTCAGAATGAGCGGAAAAGAACTCGTATTTGGAGAAACCATCTTCTCGCCGAGGGAATCCAACGACATCCTCACAGACACGGAAGCATTGAGACAGCGAATGGAAGAAGACGGGTATCTCATCATCCGCAACTTCCACAACCGCGAAGACATCATGAAAGCGCGAAAAGAAGTTGTCGATCACATGGAAAGCCAGGACCTGCTCGCCGAAGGATCGACACTTGAAGATGCCATCATCGGCGATAGAAAACGCTCCATGCGCTTCAAAGACAGCCTGGTCAAAACATGGCCCGGCTTTCTCAACATCGTCGATGGCAAAAACACAATGGACTTCTTCGGTCGCTTTTTGGGTGGTCCCGCCCTCTCGCTCGATCACAAATGGCTGCGCGCCGTCAGAACGGGTGGCAATGCGGGAATGCACTGCGACATCGTATATATGGGCGCGGGCACCAACAATCTCTATACCATGTGGACAGCTCTGGGCGACATCTCACTCGACATGGGACCACTCGCCCTCTGCCTGGGATCGCACAAACTCGAACATCTTCGCAATACCTACGGCGCATCGGATGCACACGACGACTTGATCCAGGGCGCATTCTCCAACGACCCCTACGATGTCATAGAAACCCTCGGCACCACATGGGCAGCCACGCCATTTCAGGCAGGCGATGTCGTCATCTTCGGCATGTACTTCATGCACGCCTCTCTCGAAAACACCACCAACCGCTTTCGCATCAGCAGCGACACGCGCTACCAACTCGCCACAGAAGCCACGGACCAGCGACACATGGGCAAAGACCCCGACGTAATACCCAAAGCAGATCTGTCCGAACGCAAGTCCATCGAAGAATACCGCGCGGAATGGGGCCTGGCGAAGGAGACCGCTTGA
- a CDS encoding sulfatase-like hydrolase/transferase, whose product MTNHRPNILFFCSDQHQTAASGCYGHAEVQTPNIDRIAASGIRFNRAYCQSPVCVPARGSIITSQYPHTHGARILQDALSPNTHTIAHHFAEHGYQTGAIGKMHFVDETQKHGFDYRLEMGNFRKTLTDEEWRELQRDQGGGGGTSGRPSKLSARYFQDTYYADETVRYLREKRDPNKPFILWSSYFMPHTPLVPMQQYFDLYNPETLTLPERSDNALETGFEGHLMRAKQRGWYAQTDEELGRALAGYYGNISQMDACIGKVLDTLYDLGLDQNTIIVYTSDHGEMAGAHRMWTKHNMYEQSVCVPLIIRLPGDMQANTSHNHLVEHVDLYPTLAELCNLPIPQNIHGRSFAPLFDNRTYQPREYAYSEYDFCHSVFTRDNRYVGNPPILMVRTDRWKLNYLSWARSELFDLENDPNEFRNVIDDPANVSIARELTDIAKRRYEN is encoded by the coding sequence ATGACCAACCATCGCCCCAACATCCTCTTTTTCTGCTCTGATCAGCACCAGACCGCTGCATCGGGGTGTTATGGTCACGCAGAAGTACAAACCCCGAATATCGACCGCATTGCCGCATCTGGCATTCGCTTTAACAGAGCCTACTGCCAATCTCCCGTCTGTGTACCCGCGCGCGGCTCAATCATCACCTCGCAATACCCCCACACCCACGGCGCGCGCATCTTACAAGACGCACTATCCCCCAACACGCACACCATTGCCCATCACTTTGCCGAACACGGCTATCAAACCGGGGCAATAGGCAAAATGCACTTTGTGGATGAAACGCAAAAACACGGATTTGATTACCGCCTGGAAATGGGAAACTTTAGAAAAACACTCACAGATGAAGAATGGCGGGAACTCCAGCGGGACCAGGGCGGCGGAGGTGGCACATCGGGACGACCGTCCAAATTATCAGCGCGGTATTTTCAAGACACGTATTACGCCGACGAAACCGTGCGGTATCTGCGCGAAAAAAGGGACCCCAACAAACCCTTTATCCTCTGGTCATCCTACTTCATGCCGCACACGCCCCTCGTCCCCATGCAGCAATACTTCGACCTCTACAATCCCGAAACCCTCACCCTGCCCGAACGCAGTGACAACGCGCTGGAAACCGGCTTTGAAGGCCACCTCATGCGCGCCAAACAGCGGGGGTGGTACGCGCAAACAGACGAAGAACTCGGCCGCGCACTCGCCGGATACTACGGCAACATCAGCCAGATGGACGCGTGCATCGGCAAAGTACTCGACACACTCTACGACCTCGGCCTCGACCAGAACACCATCATCGTCTATACCTCAGACCACGGCGAAATGGCCGGCGCACATCGCATGTGGACCAAACACAACATGTATGAACAATCGGTCTGCGTACCACTCATCATCCGCCTGCCCGGAGACATGCAGGCCAACACCTCGCACAACCACCTCGTCGAACATGTGGACCTCTACCCCACACTCGCCGAATTGTGCAACTTGCCCATTCCCCAAAATATCCACGGACGCAGTTTTGCCCCTCTGTTTGACAACCGAACCTACCAGCCGCGCGAATATGCCTACTCCGAATACGATTTTTGTCACAGTGTCTTCACGCGAGACAATCGGTATGTGGGCAACCCGCCAATCCTCATGGTTCGCACAGATCGCTGGAAACTCAATTATCTGAGTTGGGCACGCTCTGAACTCTTTGATCTCGAAAACGACCCGAATGAATTTCGCAACGTCATTGACGACCCCGCAAATGTTAGTATCGCGCGCGAACTCACCGACATTGCGAAACGGAGGTATGAAAACTGA
- the betC gene encoding choline-sulfatase, with protein MSQPNILMIISDQMTPFLTGAYGHPVVQTPALNALAENGIRFDAAYTPFPLCSPARACFMTGNNAAKIGAYDNGAELRSDIPTFAHHLTRTGYDTVLSGKMHFIGADQLHGFSRRLTTDIYPEDFRWVKPEWIHIKETKGENYRAIMEQRGRYNAANYDGHKIRIDTWHGPLSYDEETHFRSLEYLHAIGAQKNPKPFLLCASYHHPHEPFWPPQSYWDMYENADIEIPTLPDNLDDTYSMMDKWLNAYHGTRKHDLRDPDALYKLRRAYYGLVTYMDDKVGELLASLKENGLDDNTIVIFFSDHGDMLCEKEMVQKRTFYDWSSRVPFFIRFPDHYKAGSTIDQPVSLIDLLPTLCDMAGLEDHYPCDGSSLIPLIEGAETEDREIIVEAHEAVGAPCVMIRKNNYKYNHIHGHEPQLFDLDADPGEWNNLSGQPDHAEIETHLRTRILDNYDLDAIAEANLDSLYRRQLIHEAMQANGTSWAYNPSFDPTKNAQAQYLP; from the coding sequence ATGTCTCAACCCAACATACTCATGATCATATCAGACCAGATGACGCCCTTTCTCACGGGTGCTTATGGCCATCCCGTCGTCCAAACGCCTGCACTAAACGCACTGGCAGAAAACGGCATTCGCTTTGATGCGGCCTATACCCCCTTCCCGCTCTGTTCACCTGCACGCGCCTGCTTCATGACGGGGAACAACGCCGCAAAAATCGGGGCGTATGACAACGGTGCTGAACTCCGTTCGGACATCCCCACATTTGCCCACCATCTCACCCGCACCGGATATGACACCGTCCTATCTGGCAAAATGCACTTCATAGGTGCGGACCAACTCCACGGCTTCAGCCGCCGCCTCACCACAGATATCTACCCGGAAGATTTCCGGTGGGTCAAACCCGAATGGATACACATCAAAGAAACCAAAGGGGAAAATTACCGGGCCATCATGGAACAGAGAGGCAGGTATAACGCCGCAAATTACGACGGGCACAAGATCCGAATCGACACATGGCACGGTCCTCTTAGCTACGACGAAGAAACGCACTTCCGATCACTGGAATACCTCCACGCCATCGGCGCACAGAAAAATCCCAAACCCTTCCTCCTGTGCGCGTCTTATCACCACCCCCACGAACCCTTTTGGCCGCCCCAATCCTATTGGGACATGTACGAAAATGCGGACATCGAAATCCCCACCTTACCAGACAACCTGGACGACACATACTCCATGATGGACAAATGGCTCAACGCCTATCACGGCACGCGCAAACACGACCTGCGCGACCCGGACGCCCTCTACAAACTCCGCCGCGCCTATTACGGACTCGTCACATACATGGACGACAAAGTCGGGGAACTCCTCGCCTCGCTAAAAGAAAATGGCCTGGACGACAACACCATCGTCATCTTCTTTTCCGATCACGGCGACATGCTCTGCGAAAAAGAAATGGTCCAAAAACGAACCTTCTACGACTGGTCCAGCCGCGTACCCTTCTTTATCCGCTTTCCAGACCATTACAAAGCCGGCAGCACAATCGACCAGCCCGTCTCGCTCATTGACCTGTTGCCCACCTTATGCGACATGGCGGGATTGGAAGACCACTACCCCTGCGACGGCTCCAGCCTGATACCCCTCATTGAAGGCGCAGAAACAGAAGACCGAGAAATTATTGTTGAAGCCCACGAAGCAGTCGGCGCCCCCTGCGTCATGATTCGCAAAAACAATTACAAATACAACCACATCCACGGACACGAACCACAGCTTTTTGACCTCGACGCCGACCCGGGCGAATGGAATAATCTCAGCGGTCAGCCAGACCATGCGGAAATCGAAACCCATCTTCGCACGCGCATCCTCGACAACTATGACCTCGACGCCATAGCCGAAGCCAATTTAGACAGCCTGTATCGCAGACAACTCATCCACGAGGCAATGCAAGCCAACGGCACATCCTGGGCGTACAATCCGAGCTTTGACCCAACCAAAAACGCACAAGCGCAATATCTTCCATAA
- a CDS encoding NAD(P)-dependent oxidoreductase encodes MKILITGITGRIGGNLAAQLVEQGHQVRGLVWPKDPRVEKFEGIDLELIEGSLTEYEDVEKVTDGVDIIYHLGAAFQGGGPFKDNDYFEINLRGTFHMLKAATQQDNLKQFIFASTDALYAKYPPEGMDKPIREDAMPREPSGWYALSKSVGEEMCYGYWRTHQLPITILRFCLVVGAGEILDFRQFYLSKLKGLPELKALWRGEERLLLLKDMKGRSYKKHIADVRDIVHGCICALNKTQAAGHAIQLGGPRPFTWAEAIPYLSQRLNIPYQEAIIHGAPTHYEFDLTKARDLIGFNPQYDIIRMIEDAIAYREGKTINVLPTE; translated from the coding sequence ATGAAAATACTCATCACCGGCATCACAGGGCGCATAGGCGGCAATTTGGCGGCGCAACTCGTTGAACAGGGGCATCAAGTTCGCGGGCTTGTATGGCCTAAAGACCCGCGCGTAGAAAAATTTGAGGGCATCGACCTCGAACTCATTGAAGGCAGCCTCACCGAATACGAAGACGTGGAAAAAGTCACCGATGGCGTCGATATCATCTATCACCTCGGCGCGGCCTTTCAGGGAGGCGGTCCATTTAAGGACAACGACTACTTTGAAATCAACCTGCGCGGCACATTCCATATGCTCAAAGCCGCAACCCAACAGGACAACCTCAAGCAATTCATCTTTGCCAGCACAGACGCACTCTACGCCAAATATCCCCCTGAAGGAATGGACAAACCCATCCGAGAAGACGCAATGCCCAGAGAACCGAGCGGTTGGTACGCCCTATCCAAATCCGTCGGAGAAGAAATGTGCTACGGATACTGGCGCACCCACCAACTGCCCATCACCATCTTGCGTTTTTGCCTCGTCGTCGGAGCGGGTGAAATCCTCGACTTCCGCCAATTTTACCTGAGCAAACTCAAAGGGCTTCCCGAACTCAAAGCCCTCTGGCGCGGCGAAGAACGCCTCCTCCTGCTCAAAGACATGAAAGGTCGCTCCTACAAAAAACACATTGCCGACGTACGCGACATAGTACACGGCTGCATCTGTGCCTTAAACAAAACACAAGCCGCCGGACACGCCATTCAACTCGGCGGACCGCGACCATTCACATGGGCCGAAGCCATCCCGTACTTGTCCCAACGCCTGAACATACCCTACCAGGAAGCCATCATACACGGCGCGCCTACACATTACGAATTCGACCTGACCAAAGCGCGCGACCTGATCGGCTTTAATCCGCAATACGACATCATTCGCATGATCGAAGATGCCATCGCCTATCGAGAGGGAAAAACCATCAACGTCTTGCCCACTGAATAG
- a CDS encoding aryl-sulfate sulfotransferase translates to MSGITQYKPDKAYEGYTLFSETFAEPNWEVGKEAVVYLIDMNGEPAHTWHLTQHTVQSHCRLLPNGHLLVPTHDRSGVTQCSNVGIFEYDPDSTLVWRVRCRTDHDYQVRDNGNLLIHTLNETMCPPLGPELKRHPYMIEITRDKELVWEWKGEEHLEDLEACLSPEAWQHVLDRATGRFAFDWAHNNTLQLIPPHKNEGDARFKPGNIFFSYRSNDVIGVIDYDTGDIVWAWGPGIIDGQHKPHILANGNVLIFDNGTLRGYSRVIELNPLTETIEWEYVADPKEAFFSAAISGAQRLPNGNTLICEGGKTRLFEVAPDGEIVWEFINPYRHENGRPVIYRCLRYSPEYAAPLLF, encoded by the coding sequence ATGTCAGGCATCACACAGTACAAACCCGACAAAGCTTATGAAGGCTACACCCTATTTTCAGAAACCTTTGCGGAACCAAACTGGGAAGTCGGCAAAGAAGCCGTGGTGTACCTCATCGACATGAACGGAGAACCCGCCCACACATGGCACCTCACGCAACACACCGTCCAGTCCCACTGCCGATTGCTGCCCAACGGCCATCTTCTGGTACCCACCCACGACCGCTCGGGCGTCACGCAGTGCAGCAACGTCGGCATTTTTGAATACGATCCCGACAGCACACTCGTCTGGCGCGTGCGCTGCCGCACCGACCACGACTATCAGGTGCGCGACAATGGGAATCTGCTCATCCACACGCTCAACGAAACCATGTGCCCGCCCCTGGGACCTGAACTCAAACGCCACCCGTATATGATTGAGATTACGCGAGACAAAGAATTGGTCTGGGAGTGGAAAGGCGAAGAGCATCTGGAGGACCTCGAAGCCTGTCTATCCCCCGAAGCATGGCAACACGTTCTGGATCGCGCCACCGGACGATTTGCCTTTGACTGGGCGCACAACAACACGCTCCAACTCATTCCACCTCATAAAAACGAGGGTGACGCGCGCTTCAAACCCGGCAACATCTTCTTCTCCTACCGCAGCAACGACGTCATCGGCGTGATTGACTACGACACTGGCGACATTGTCTGGGCATGGGGACCCGGCATCATCGACGGGCAGCACAAACCCCACATACTCGCAAACGGCAATGTACTGATCTTCGACAACGGCACCCTGCGCGGATATTCTCGCGTAATTGAACTCAATCCCCTTACCGAAACCATCGAATGGGAATACGTCGCAGACCCCAAAGAAGCGTTCTTCAGCGCGGCCATTTCCGGTGCCCAGCGCCTGCCCAATGGCAACACCCTGATATGCGAAGGCGGTAAGACCCGACTTTTTGAAGTCGCGCCAGATGGGGAAATCGTCTGGGAATTTATCAACCCCTATCGCCACGAAAACGGGCGCCCCGTCATCTATCGCTGCTTGAGATATTCACCCGAATACGCAGCCCCTCTTCTGTTCTGA
- a CDS encoding sulfatase-like hydrolase/transferase, whose protein sequence is MPNLSNRPNILFFFPDQLRFDWIGSNPDIAVRTPNLDRLQKNGVTFSKTVCPAPVCAPSRACVAAGTEYDNCPVKGNSDDYPTDRATVYSMLRDSGYHTLGCGKFDLNKGTCTSNLPAWGLDGKRHLNEWGFSDGINNEGKIDGANSGREKPQGPYLQYLEERGLRQIHLNDFANRKGQRSTFPTPLPDDAYCDNWIGQNGRDLIQSVPEGKPWFIQVNFNGPHLPLDITESMAKLYENVDFPQPNRNDQLTPDELLRARRNYSAMVENIDHQVGLYLDLLEERGELDNTLIVFSSDHGEMLGDHNSWGKGKPLHPSASVPLVISGPGVQQGITHDLPTTNLDLTATFLDYAGLGIPDDMDSRSLRNLLEGTTSTHRDIVLSGLGNWRMAYDGRYKYIEGFGDTSMLFDLDTDPLENNDIIDNPGVSAHIERLKAELIQ, encoded by the coding sequence ATGCCAAACCTATCTAATCGCCCCAACATCCTCTTCTTTTTTCCCGACCAACTTCGCTTTGATTGGATCGGCAGCAATCCCGACATTGCCGTACGCACGCCCAATCTGGATCGCCTGCAAAAAAATGGAGTAACATTCTCCAAAACCGTCTGTCCCGCACCTGTATGCGCGCCCAGTCGCGCCTGTGTTGCAGCCGGCACAGAATACGACAACTGTCCCGTCAAAGGAAACAGCGACGACTATCCCACAGACCGCGCCACTGTTTACAGCATGCTCCGCGACAGCGGATACCACACACTGGGATGCGGAAAATTCGACCTCAACAAAGGCACCTGCACATCCAACCTCCCGGCCTGGGGACTGGATGGCAAACGCCATTTGAACGAATGGGGATTCTCGGACGGCATCAACAACGAAGGCAAAATAGACGGCGCCAACAGCGGGCGCGAAAAACCGCAAGGACCCTATTTGCAATACCTCGAAGAGCGCGGCCTGCGCCAGATACACCTCAATGACTTTGCCAACCGCAAAGGCCAGCGCAGTACCTTTCCCACGCCACTGCCCGATGACGCCTATTGCGACAACTGGATCGGGCAAAACGGCCGGGACCTCATCCAATCAGTCCCCGAGGGCAAACCCTGGTTCATACAGGTCAATTTCAACGGCCCCCACCTGCCCCTGGACATCACGGAAAGCATGGCAAAACTCTACGAAAACGTCGATTTCCCACAGCCGAACCGCAACGACCAACTCACGCCCGATGAACTCCTCAGAGCCAGGCGAAACTACTCCGCCATGGTCGAAAATATCGACCATCAGGTTGGTCTCTACTTAGACCTGCTCGAAGAACGGGGCGAATTGGACAATACCCTCATCGTCTTTTCCTCGGATCACGGTGAAATGCTCGGCGACCACAACTCCTGGGGCAAGGGCAAACCCCTGCACCCCTCGGCCAGCGTGCCCCTCGTCATATCGGGACCCGGTGTACAGCAGGGCATAACCCATGACCTGCCCACAACCAACCTGGACCTCACTGCCACCTTCCTCGACTACGCGGGCCTGGGCATTCCCGACGACATGGACAGCCGATCCCTCCGCAATCTCCTCGAAGGCACAACCAGTACGCATCGAGACATCGTCCTATCCGGTCTGGGCAACTGGCGCATGGCTTATGACGGCCGCTACAAATACATCGAAGGATTTGGCGACACATCCATGCTCTTTGACCTGGACACCGACCCACTCGAAAACAACGACATCATCGACAACCCGGGCGTCTCAGCGCATATTGAACGGCTGAAAGCAGAGTTGATACAATGA